From the genome of Tachypleus tridentatus isolate NWPU-2018 chromosome 6, ASM421037v1, whole genome shotgun sequence:
CATAAAGTTTAGGTGCAAAAGAGAAGAGAAAGTATTGCAAGAAAATACATCCAGAGATTTGATACAGTAGAACTACTTCCTGCCGTACAGTCTACAATCTTCATGGACTGCACAAAGTCATTTCCAAGGTAAAGATCAATATCCCTCTGATCTATCGGGATCTCTTTCAACTGTTGTGTAGCATCTTGAAAAATCAGATCACTGTGGCCCAactctgaaacaaacattttgaagGTAAACTCTTCACTGTATTTGGAACCATAGAACTGCTGACCGTACAGGAACAACCGTACGTAAGCTTCGATAATGTCCTCTGGTTTGTCAGCACTCGTAACAATGGCGTTTGCCGACACCTTGCCGAGATTGCATTCCTCATATTCGTCGTAGCCAGCACGGGAGCCATCGCGACATAAAAGTTCAAAGTCATCTGGCATGACATTACGGGACCACCACTGGGGATTTCTGCCTGCAGTGTTTTCCACAATAGTTGTGTGTTTCACAAAGGCCACTTCTCCTCCACCTTCCACAAGACACCCGGAATGCTCCCGTGTGACCGTAAAATGGCTCTAAGGAGTCTCGACTGCAAAAGCCAAAGCTTGATCCATGGCACAGATCACATAGATTGTCGTAGCTCCAAAACCCACCAGTGTACTCTCGAGAAAGGGCTCCAGGTACGCAACTTTTCTGAAAAAACTCAGCGGCCGCGTGGGCAGAATTGCAACCAAAGGATCTCATTCTTTCATTGGTTAGCAGAAAGCTTAATGGCACCACCCACCCTGCAGCCATTCCAATACCAGTGTGGCAAGATCTCTTAcctgtaaaaaaaataagtaacaaatgaaataatgtaCCATGAATATAGTCTACAACCTGAATAGATGAGATAAATTATAttgaattacaatttatttactttttttaccatTAGCCTAAGTTTTCACAACCAACATCTGATAGGAAGAGATAAAATGTAGACATGatcaaaactgttttgaaataatgaaagtctgggttttaaaacttttcatatttgtATGCACAAAAGGGATacacaagaagaaagaaaaaaaattttcgATGTAACAGAATCAaactgaaaaacatttgaaactatAACCAAAATGAgaagtttcattgttatataCCAGGAATCAAATAATATAAGCTTCACTAAACTGTAGTAGTTTTTTTCATATACTCATTATGCTATTGTgctgaattaatatatatatgtgtccaCTTACaattgttaaatatgttatacATTATTCCAATGAATTaagttaaacaaaatgaaactgtttaataAGAAATTTAACTAAGGTATACATCATTACACAAATCAAATATACCCAATAGCACAAAGTTTTTCTACTGATATTATTTGCACgaaaaattagataaatataGCTTTAAACTAAAAGTgtttaaacacaataaattaacACCTGAGTGTAACAAATAAAGACTTTAGTTTCTATAAAGCATGCACAAGGaagttattattacatttacatcaacaaatgaaaacaaaatagctGAAGATTAACCATCCTATTGAACACATAACAAAGATATGGAGGTaaaatatttctgatagataGCTCTTCACACAGAAATGTTGTTTTAATTGCATATCTGCCCAGAAAACTTGCACAACACTAATTTTAAGGTAACTTGAACTATCTTTTACTTTCTTCAATGAACATAATTTGAGATAAACCATTTCACTAGAATGTCTAGAAACACAAAGGTTTATTTACTTCAAAACTTTAGACTGACATACAGTCAGTTGTCAAGAGTTTGAAAGTATTAAAGTTTGGTTtaagcttgttttgaattttgtaaaaagctgcacaagggctctctgcactagctgtccctaatttagcactaacagatttgagggaaggcaactggtcaacaccaccaaccaacaactattgagctactctttgggattgactgtcatattgtCTCATCATAATCCCCCCATGGCCATatgggcaaacatgtttggtgataGGAATGTAATCCCACGACTCTAATACTGAGAGTCAAAGATTCAGTTAGAGatggtattttgtgtttaactttaaaatgtgtatcagtaattattcatttttgtcaaaatgtttaatacagacatatttattcatttatattctaTTACATTTTGTCTAATGACTCATTAGGATTATTCTTAATTTTCAATCTCCAGATCTAGTCCACTTTacgagatattattgggattttGGCCAAAAATCCTGATAACAGCAATTCAGCACATTCTAATCATTATGAGAAACTGCTCTGTGAAAATCTGTACTTTACTTAAACCAGATGCTCTGTTTAACAAGTTATCTGATAATTCTGATTTGTAAGTAGCTTTATTTACTCAGACATTACtgattattgttaaaattacttGTTAATCATTACAGTCCTCAGAATTGTCAAAACTGACAGTtctattaaaatagaaattttttgGAAATGTTAGACCTAGAAAACATACAAAATCTCCTGTAAGAAAGACAAATAACAAATGATATACCTTTTAAGTACAAGAGGTCTGTTTCTTTATCAGGCTGCTGTGCCACTGCAACAACATAATAGTAAGTGTCATCTAAGTTGTACTGTTCTGCCACAATTGGAATTAGGTTGTACTTGctgtatcaaataaaaaaataaataaatgtcattCTACTCCATGTGTTTCTATGGACCAATTCAATAGCCAGAAAGCTCACAATCCTAAAATCATATTAAATCCAACAAGAATGAATCTTCCCTACACTCAGATAGTCCATCAAGGAAATTTAACACCTATATAAACTCTATCAGTAGTTTCTCTCACACTAACAACTCTACTTTCCTATATAATTACTGTAACCTTGTCAAACTATTGCGGTTAGTTTCCTGCTCATTTAGTTTTGTAGACATGATGGTTAAGctttaaaaaattcaatattcatAAAATCTTGTTCAATAAACTtcaaacagaaatttaaaaaaaaaatcgtgaattgtaattatttaattttatagtagaaaagtatcttttattgcatttttgttttttaaaaataaaaaaaaatatatttttctcaagtCCATCACAGCATCTTTATCCATAGCATGGCTCTATTCCACAGGGAATCTTATAATAACAATACTAGagaataacatttaacaatgagtaaatatttcaaaattaacactACAAATGAgttcatgtttaaaaaaaagatgatttaagatttattcatttcaaaatcagtttaaaatatgcTACATACTGTCCAGCTGTATATATATCTCCTGCATCAAGCACAGTTAAATCAGCATAGCCCTGGTTGATCATAGACATGCAACTGATGTGGCTGTGTGCTTTCACACATGTCAGGTCAGGTTTTAACATCTGTGCTCGAAAAGCTGTCTAAGaatagaaagaaaataagaaagaggaaatatgtttttaaaacaaaataagcaaacaTACATATCTCATAGTAAGAataattacttttgaaaataaataaataatgagccAAGACTTCAGCTTGAAAAGATTCCCTAAATACATTGAGCCTAACTTTAGGGTTAACACTAATCCATCACTAATATTCAACGATACTAGTTGCATTacaaaagaaaggttaaaaaaagttaaatattgctGTATTTCAATAACGTTTTATTCATTTTCCATTACTTAAAGTTTCACACAATGCAAAAAGCTAACTACATTTAAGAATCAGTAATGTATGGACAACATCACTTGATTAGAAAAAAAGGACAACAAAAGAATACATGCATGGACcaatctacagggtggcccataagtccctacccatccatatgttatgttatgttcAATTGTGCatgtattacaatttttttttttcagagaaatatggccaatgtaagcccatttacacttgaggagcatattgtgacaagtacgtgggtaaaTAAgtgcaagaatactggtgacaccctggatacaATAAGATGtatggatgagtagggacttacaggccaccctgaaGGTGTGATTGTTTGGGAagtttgtattttagttttattccaaTGGTACATCCCAGCCCAAACATCTATTTCTAACTTAGATTTAACCATCAAATAAgtgcaagaatactggtgacaccctggatacaataagatatatggatgagtagggacttacaggccaccctgaaGGTGTGATTGTTTGGGAagtttgtattttagttttattccaaTGGTACATCCCAGCCCAAACATCTATTTCTAACTTAGATTTAACCATCAAAAGTCTCTCTAATGCAACAGGTAATGATTTGGCTAAGaaaaaaactttcaataaaaaacaatatgcaTTTAATTGAAAACATATGTATAAAGTTGTAATGTTGCCTAACTAAGGTCAGCAATAAGTAACTAAAAAAACTGTCTCCAACTTCTCtgatataacatttaaaacaggaccaatgttaagagaaaatataaatgaaaagaaGTGCCTTTGACCATCATGTGATCATAAAACCTAACACTAGAACAATCTCACCAGGATACAAGCAAAACACAAGCTACTCTCTGTGCACTCATGAACTTTATACAGAGACCACACAGAAGCTCTTATTTGTCCAAACTTGGTCACAAATAAAGAAAGCAATATaatgatttaatttctttatagtACAGAAAACTTGCTTTAACTCTACAAACACCTATAATCTTACGCTTGAATCTTGAATgtttatagaattttaaaaaaatcatatgacCCTGTTTGAGTTTTAGATCATCTTCAACTATCTTCATGATGTCTTAATGAATGGTGGTCAGTTACATTTTCAGGAACAACTAAAACCCAaggtgtaaaaaaacaaaaaccacctCAATCCAGGGATATATTAtataaaagcagaaaaaaaatctGAACTCTGTAAGATCCAAAAGCTATTATTAACCTACCACACACAGACACATACCTAACCATGAACTGCTAATCTAATATTCTGCCAAGCACACTACAAATTACTGCACCATTTTAATTAGAGGTTCACAATTTTCAGTGGAAAGGTTTaaggaaaattatttaaaaaataagaagcAAAAAAGAGACAAGATTCCTTATTTTTATTCATCATGTCTGCTACTGAAggatcaaatattaaaataaaaaaattaattcaccTCCAGACCCAAACATACATTATCTGTCAGTCAATCACAATGCAGTAAACATCTTTCCTTGGTATTAGATCAAACcacaaaataaagatattgagaaagtttaatgaaagtccaatgaaaatgtgtaaaactgaTATTTAGCTATTAAAAACTTGTAAGAGATACAGGGTGgtccaaaattatttttcctatttcaaaatttaataactaaattatactaaagaaataaaaccatGCAGTTTTCAGCATCTTGTAGCCCAACTCATACAGTTTTTatcatattgttgttttttcactgcagTTTGTAAcgttacactgttaaatgttaATCATGTAAGAAAAGGGTCAGGGTGGACCAATTCTGTTGTCTCTGACTTCACTTAACATCACACTATTAGTCTCTTTTCTCTTTGGGAATATATTAAGGGTATTGTATATCACACTCCTATAGTACACATCAGAGACTAAAAGACCAGGATAACAAATTCCATCATCACTATAACTGAGGAAATACGGACtgcatttgaatatttattagaAGTAGTGTGAGTGACTAATGTTACACATCAAGGAGTCCTACTAACATGTCATTAAAATAGTTTGAGTTGGGTTACAACAATTTGAAAACTGTATGGTTTGATTTCtttagttatataattattacattttaaaatagaaaatataattttggacCATTCTGTATAATGTAGTTGAAAAGCTTGTCAACTGCAGTAACAGTTGAGAATTCTTGGGGTCCTGGAGATAGATGGTTTATGCCTTCCCTACCATCACTTCACAGATGTcacattaaatattcattttgtttagaaaataaaacaggaCCTGAACAATACATATTAAAGGTAATTTGGTGATGAAGTCCAGTAAAAAATTTCTTAGCATTGTGAGGGATGTTTATCACACTAAATATACAATCACTTAAGGAAATCTACCTTCATCTTGTGGCATTTCTCCATCTCCTTATCAGACACAACACATAATTTAGCTGCTGGAACTGGACATTTCCTTAAAGAAGCAATATACTTTTCATGGTCAGCTGTTTCAAACAGAAAAATCACTCAGTTTTACTAATATCATACAAGATCACACAAACACAGTTGTCCAATAACTGCatggaaataagaaaacaaataaacataatacactCCTACATTTCCAGAAACTCTAATTCAGTTTTCCATTTACAAAcgaaattttttattgtatattaatgacaaaatgttttgttcttatGGATAAGACTCTGAGGAAATAATCATGATAAAATCATTTGATACACAACTGATGTAGAACATTAaagtcaaacaaagaaaaacaactcAAAACTACTTCAAATTGACATtcacattttcaaattttcatttgtttctgtaaaagTTTCTTTTGTAGCTTTAACATGAGCATTTTCCTCTTTGCAAGTAGAATTTGATACTTAgagaaaacatatttaatctCAAACGTTAAGTTTTGGGAAACTCTCCTCTTTAGctagtaacattttcaaataaattttctgAAGTACTTGATATATATAGATTTACCTTTTTTCTCGTTTTTCTGTTactaaaattttagaaatacttGGTACCTTTAGATAAGTATAACAGAGAAAGAATTAGGGTAAATCTTATTGCTTTTTATACTTTTAGTTTTGCTCTTACCTAAATATCCAGTAAAAGTTTGTCTGTTTCCTTCCACTGGAGCCAAGTCACTTGTTTCATCTTGAAACATCAAGTTTCCTACGTAATCATATATCTTACTTCTTCCAAACAAATGAAAGGTTTCATCCTTAAACTCACTGATTGGACCAAATGTATCACTTCCCATAATGGAGGGGACAGTTGCATTGGTAACACTATATCTGTTTTGATTCCCAGAGAACATACTGGCCGCTTTCTGAAATggtaaattaacataaaaaaaagaaaaaaatgtttttagaaacacaaaacaaaatatatcaccTATTTATCAATTCTTATTTTTAGCTTAAAAATATTGTGGAAGAAAACAGAAAAGTTATTACTGGAAAAATTATAAGTCTAGACTCTCTCCTATATTCAGATTGTAACgtgagaaaaaaatacattacatttttatGGGCATGACTGAAAGTTCTCTAATTGTTGTGTTtacctttaatatttttcatcacagtttttgatttgatttttcaacttgcaaaaatataaaagttttttaatttaatattctgaactttttaaaaattaatttgtttgtttttaaatgagttttaaaacactaattttgaattttcttataAAGTTGTATTCATTAAACTTTCATCCAAGTATCTAAACATCCAAAGAAATtccttgaaaaataatttaatatctaatcAATTATATACTTTAAGGTATTTTTCATAGCTTATGATAGTGTCTGAAGTCGTACTTAAAAATTTGTGTCAATGTCTAAAACAATACACTGGCATTTGATTAAACTTCCATGCCATTATCTAAATATCCAAAGAAATTccttgaaaaaaaatttaatagctttcaaaatatacactttaaagtatttttatagtttatgatAGCATCTGAAGTCACCGAAAAATTTGTGTCAGTGTCTTGTATAATATGCTGACATCTGTTAAAACTTTCATGCTATAATCTAAACATCCAAAGCAATtcctggagaaaaaaaaattaatatctaactaaatatatattttaaaatatttttatagtttacgACAGTGTCTGAAATGATACTTAAAATATGTGTCAGTGTCTTGTATAATACACTGACAACTCTCTACAGTTTTTGGCAGTGTTTCAAACTATACTTTGACACCTCTTTATTTTTGTAGTAGTATCTCAAGTCATACTTTGTGTATTTAAAGTATGTGTCATTGTATTAAGCCACACTTTGATGTatctttaagtaattttaatgccCCTGTCTAAAGCCACTAGCCAATTTTTTTAAGGGGCTAGCTAATACTTATTTTTACAGCATTACCATCAAAAACTGCTGATACATTTCCCGTGTTTGAGGAAGAGCAGCAGAACTAGTCACAACAGCATGAGAGGTTATAAAACCCCAGTTACAAAATCTGTAGTCTCTGATGGATCTAGTCCCACCATTAGGACAAAGTAAACGGAACTGAGAAGTTGAGAGTTGCTGGTACTGTGGTTTGGCTAGTTCTTCTTCTATCGTTGTATGCTTCAGGAAAGTAACATCTCCGTtgttaagaaaacaagaaaaagctCCTCCAAACTCAACATACGGGTCACTTCCAGAACAACGATCCCCCTTTTGCGTAGCACACAAGTTGCACATCTTCTGTGGGTTGTCACCTAGTAATAATTATTAGTTGTATACTTTAagtaaaatgaatgaaacaaattacaaaatgcaTACCTATCTAAAAGATGCCTAAACTTAACATAACTATCCACTGAAAATACAactataaaaatactgtaatcTAGTATCGAAAAGACACAAGTCagtgaaaaatcaaaatttattaaacacaatataaaacaaaaacaacagaaaattattttatacactgttaaaaatacagacactaatgaaaaaaatatatacattttcaatatctagcagatatatagttttattcaaacAAGAAATTACTACTTACATCCAAAAccttttcaaaataattcttaaacctggtaataataataatattaaaaatttacaaaaaaaagttaaaagagaTTCTTACCGACAGAATGTTATTTGTCTTACCAATTATACTATAGATTCCTCTAAGTTTTCTTACCAGTTGGATTGTACTTGTCAATAAGAGAGTTCGGTGCACAGCTGTCGTTAAAAAATTCAGCAGcagtttttattatgttgttacaATCAGTGATTGCTAGAACTTCTGTTTCAATTAGCGTTGCCATGGGAATGATCCAACCGGCCATCTGCCCAACACCAGTAAAGCATGCTTTCTTGTCTCGCAAGTCTTCCAAACTTTTAATCATGGAATGTGCATGAATAACCGCAACAGCATAGAATCcagattttttttctgtcatataaattagaaacatattttgataaacagGTTAAAATAAATGGTAATATGTCAAGaatttcagaaaaaacaaaaaactggaaTGCTTTTGAATAATTGATTGTTTCTATtcagaagaataaaaacatagcATTTTTCTGTCTCAAGAAAAAAAGTGATATTTGAAAGTCCTTAAGTTTAGAATCTTCCTTTACAATATACTGCAATTTTTTGGTAGGTaggtattttatgtttatttgtacaaagctactatgctatctgtgccaaacactacaatggtatatagaaatgaaggtaaaaatatgtaaacttaaaACCTGCCAGAAAGACTGAcacattaagttcaaacttgttgtcagtcacttgaagttggccttttcagtcctgggttcaggtcaaaataaagttaaaatgtgtaaaataaatcatgttaaaacagtgtatagtccaataaaaaccttaaattaaggtaaaaagaccaatggctcttaaaaatgtaaaaacatgagtgaggtaGCCAGTATTacctatgacattggctaatgtcaagggcaaacctaccttaaaaatatgtttaaaatggcgtcatcgttcttggttgtaacgacggcatgataataaaacGCTCGATTgtgaccacacattggtgcatcagtaccagataaaaggaagtggtgagttaaaaaactgtgaccaatgcatagcccagccaaaaaaaaaaacttcttccCTTCGacctttacagaaacaagatggccaaagagctgaagaaggcttgatttgaaaaagcctattatttcgttgctcactccaggttgactgccaactggtgtatagtcaggttttgataactggaccatagtccatgtatggaacagggacAGTGGTAATaaagccagagcagatggactttgctgctctgtcagctagctcattcccacaaatatcaacatgacctggtatccaaaaaaactggacagagatagaCGGGcctgtttgttttggatattgattaGAATAagatggtaactaacatggaatgatgtcaaggccaatagacagctgagtgaatcagtatagattgtacaatttgtatattgcacagtttcaatatgattcatggcaagagaaacagcatacaattctgtagtgaacacagaaactgtggtggggattctgtgtgctacaaccgaactgtaacaaactatggcagaacctacaaagtcacctgattttgaaccatctgtatatattggaatggatggatcatttgaaatatgttcagcaaataaagaacgatatttccaattgggagtactGGCCTTCCTCAgctgactcaaagataggtcacagctggggatagtaattagccatggtgtaAGAGGCCAAACTGTTGATagtgctatgctattcaaagatatatccaatttttctgattgtgcccgaatacgaaggctaaaagaaacaatggcagattttctattaaagaaaagtgtggcccactgaggatggaaaacacaaccataagtaggatgctgtggtaaagagcaaAGTTTGGAAGTATACATAAgaaacagttgcaaatggcaaatatacagagggggttcatgagACTCCACaaacaaactttggactggagaagtaagaaaggccccagtgcaaagtcGAAGTCCCTGATGGTGGATAAGATCCAGTATTTTCAATGCTGAGGTTCTGGCATAACCATAAACcaatagtcaagtttggatcaaataagggcacaataaattttaagcatggagtatcgatctgctccccaggaggtggaagaaaggacatggaggatgttcagtgctcttttttcatttgacacaaagttgcttgatatgggaaataaagtttaatttacagtca
Proteins encoded in this window:
- the LOC143253893 gene encoding LOW QUALITY PROTEIN: transferrin 2-like (The sequence of the model RefSeq protein was modified relative to this genomic sequence to represent the inferred CDS: deleted 1 base in 1 codon), translating into MVEIEKQIIRFIFRFFIFYVHVGGSVEGETISWCTISHVEFQKCEDFANAIRNSYEFDVELECKRGEDKNLCMNMIDGGRANLMTLDAGEVYVAGRYHSLVPILSERYGPEKKSGFYAVAVIHAHSMIKSLEDLRDKKACFTGVGQMAGWIIPMATLIETEVLAITDCNNIIKTAAEFFNDSCAPNSLIDKYNPTGDNPQKMCNLCATQKGDRCSGSDPYVEFGGAFSCFLNNGDVTFLKHTTIEEELAKPQYQQLSTSQFRLLCPNGGTRSIRDYRFCNWGFITSHAVVTSSAALPQTREMYQQFLMKAASMFSGNQNRYSVTNATVPSIMGSDTFGPISEFKDETFHLFGRSKIYDYVGNLMFQDETSDLAPVEGNRQTFTGYLADHEKYIASLRKCPVPAAKLCVVSDKEMEKCHKMKTAFRAQMLKPDLTCVKAHSHISCMSMINQGYADLTVLDAGDIYTAGHKYNLIPIVAEQYNLDDTYYYVVAVAQQPDKETDLLYLKGKRSCHTGIGMAAGWVVPLSFLLTNERMRSFGCNSAHAAAEFFQKSCVPGALSREYTGGFWSYDNLCDLCHGSSFGFCSRDSLEPFYGHTGAFRCLVEGGGEVAFVKHTTIVENTAGRNPQWWSRNVMPDDFELLCRDGSRAGYDEYEECNLGKVSANAIVTSADKPEDIIEAYVRLFLYGQQFYGSKYSEEFTFKMFVSELGHSDLIFQDATQQLKEIPIDQRDIDLYLGNDFVQSMKIVDCTAGSSSTVSNLWMYFLAILSLLFCT